A window of the Henckelia pumila isolate YLH828 chromosome 3, ASM3356847v2, whole genome shotgun sequence genome harbors these coding sequences:
- the LOC140893008 gene encoding protein IRX15-LIKE, with product MKNNLSNGTKLILVHPYIQKQGGSNRLWLLAFVSFLTLAFLATLIYTRDSTTAVVAAISPPLSRSVVRALVHYSSNSNNTHRMSYTDMNQISEALRQCSQPCNFLVFGLTHETLLWNALNHNGRTVFIDENRYYAAHIEEKYPEVEAYDVQYSTKLSEMPELIATIKEKAHNECRPVQNLLFSECKLGLNDLPNQLYEVDWDIILVDGPRGYWPEAPGRMAAIFTAAVLARSKDASSRNPKTHIFVHHFNMKVDRITSDEFLCRENLVKSKDLMGHFILERMESGSTKFCRSSTHTHSSPSSSAEDSSSSS from the coding sequence ATGAAGAACAATCTGAGCAATGGCACAAAGCTTATACTTGTTCACCCTTACATACAGAAACAAGGAGGTTCAAACAGGCTATGGCTTCTTGCGTTCGTCTCTTTTCTAACCCTGGCCTTTCTCGCCACCTTAATCTACACCAGGGATTCCACAACCGCCGTCGTCGCCGCCATTAGTCCACCTCTGTCGAGATCCGTCGTCAGGGCTCTCGTCCATTACTCCTCCAACTCCAACAACACCCACCGCATGTCGTACACGGACATGAACCAGATCTCCGAAGCCCTCCGGCAATGCTCCCAGCCTTGTAATTTCCTTGTTTTCGGCCTGACCCACGAAACCCTTCTGTGGAATGCTCTGAACCACAATGGACGCACCGTTTTCATCGACGAGAATCGGTACTACGCCGCCCACATCGAGGAGAAGTACCCGGAGGTTGAAGCTTACGATGTCCAGTATTCCACCAAACTGAGCGAGATGCCGGAGCTGATCGCGACGATTAAGGAGAAAGCGCATAACGAGTGCCGGCCGGTGCAGAATCTCTTATTCTCAGAATGCAAGCTTGGCCTGAATGATCTTCCGAATCAGCTTTACGAGGTGGATTGGGATATAATCCTCGTAGATGGGCCTCGTGGATACTGGCCTGAGGCGCCGGGGAGAATGGCTGCCATATTCACCGCCGCCGTGCTGGCCAGGAGCAAAGACGCCAGCTCCCGAAACCCCAAGACTCATATTTTTGTGCATCATTTCAACATGAAAGTGGATAGAATCACGAGCGACGAATTTTTGTGCAGGGAAAATTTGGTGAAATCTAAAGATCTGATGGGCCATTTTATTTTGGAGAGAATGGAGAGTGGCAGCACCAAGTTCTGTCGGAGTAGCACCCATACCCATTCATCGCCATCTTCGTCAGCTGAagattcttcatcatcttcttga